The genomic region GATGCTGAATGCAGATTCCTGAGCCATACCTCCAAAGGCTTTGACTGGGGCCCTGGGAACATGCATGTgtaacaagtgaaagtgaaaagttgctcagtcgtgtccaactctttgcgaccccgtggactgtaacccaccaggctcctccatccatggaattttctaggcaagagtactggagtgggttgccatttccttctccaggagatcttcccgacccgggggtcaaacccaggtctcctgtattgtgggcagacgcttaacggtctgagtcaccagggaatcccatatgTAACAAGCCAGCTGCAATTGTTTCAAGAGCTCACTTGGAAAAAAAAGACCTGATCCCCTCAGAGAGGATGTGGTTCTGACCCTTCAAGGTGGACTCTGGTAGGTGTACCAGTAACCCTCATCCCTTGTAATAGTCGACCACTTTAGGGCATGCTCTGGTTTAGGTGGGAATGACTCAAGAGTAAGTGCTGGAGGTAAAGGGAATGGCACATTAGCTTCTTAGAAACCAGACGATTCTTTCAAGGTGACCTTTGCCTTGGTTGTTAGACTTGTTAAATGGGACCAGAATGAATGCAGGTGTACTGTCtccctgacttaaaaaaaaatgtacaaaatgagAGTTGAGAGTtaggttttatttggggcaaaatgaggactatagcctgggatacagcatctcagatagctctgagaaactgctccaaagaggtaggggtggaaggtcagtatatatgtgattttggtgaaggggaagtACGtgtaatcaagcacatatttttttgcAAAAGGTTTCTACTAGTCTCATGAAGGTTATTGCTAGTTACAAGGAacagatgtcaccatgaaggattttagtgcttttccagatgtgaggagatacaagaattgggtgCATAAAATTGACTCCTGAAAGATTCTATTGGAAGacttgttctgccagtttttccaaagcacagagtgcctcatttctgctcttcaccctgaactcctttcagggggtgttgaaagtcagcagctgcagctgcaCATGATTTAAGAGGTACCCATAGCAAGTGCCCATGGTAACTGCGAATTTGTAGTGAACACGTGTGTGGGCCTTATgctgtccccacccccatctctgctGCTGGGTCATAGTTGTCACTGCAGTTTGTGGAAGGTGGTCTCAGAATCAGGTGAGCCAGGCAGATGATAAAGCAGAGATTTCAGGATTTAGCCAGATGCAAAATGTACCTTAAATTCACATATTCCAAAGCAAGAACCATCTCAGTTCACAATTACCTATGTAATAATATAggttagaaaaattttaataagcaGCTCATGGTCCTGAAAGAGAGATGATTTGAGGGGGGAGGGGTAGACAGCTCAAACTCGAGAACTTGTTGCTTGTACGGACTGCAGTTGACTGATGGCTGCAGGTGGCTGGGGAGTGGGAGTGGATTTTGAAGGGCTGGCAGGAGTATCTGCTGGACGAGGGGTAGGACCATGCTTTCCCAGGGATCTCCGCCTTGCTTTCTCTGATTCCAAGCAAGCACCAGCATTTTATTGACTTTCCTAACACTCCACCCTGTCATGAAGAAATAACAGTGACCTTGAGACCCTGCCCTCACTCTGTCCAAACTATCTTGTTGCACAAGCTGACCTAATGCAGATCAAATGTGTTGTCCACCTCCTGGAAAGCCAGGCCCTGTCTGAGTCGTGAGTGGGGCAAACAGAGAGTGTTCAATGTCTTCTAAAAGATGGGGGAAGTGATGGGAGGGCTGGTCCCCTCGCCCTACCCTCTACTTCTGCTCCTTGGGCGCTTTGTCTGGGCAGACCAGACTCGGCTGAGTGACCCTGAACAAGCTGAATTACTAGTAAATTAATGCCAGTAATTGGTGTATTTAGCTGAAGTGGGCAGCAGATCTAGGCCAAGGTGGTGTTTTACACTGTACCTGTGAAATCAGGATCCAAAGAGCTGGCTGACAGTCCTTGGCTATGTGGCTATGAGCAAATGCTTTTAACTATTCTCAGCAtctgttttctcacctgcaaaatggggataataattccTGCATACCTAACACATGGAATTCTTACACAACTCACATTTGAGCAAGTCTATGACACATGGTATCAAGTGGTAGAAGGTACACAGCTTCTCCTATATTTCCCTCAGACGTGATTGTGAGGTTCACCTGAGCAGTTAATGCAATGGTTGTTTGAAGAATTCTACGTGTCTAAATGTTATCTTAAACCACAGAGCCATATAAAATGTAACTTCTTAGTTTCATATTTTATCAATCTGCTAGGAGGTAGGGTGAACAGATAGCTGGTCCCACTGCCATCTGCCTGAACCCAGGAAAATATCTCCCATCCAGGTGATTTCAGAAATCTCCTGCCATCCTCCTTGCATTTGGCGGATCCCCAGTTCAGACCTGCACACAGCCTCTGCATCAAACATCATTTTCATCACATTGTCCCTCTTGAAGCAAAATGCCTTTTATGGGCATATGACCTCAGCACCCTCCAATTTGGTCTTTGAAGCAACCTCCCTTCTCTGCCCTCAGGACCAGCCACATCTTTTCCATCCCTCAGCTTATTCCTTGAGCCAGCACTGCTGGGTGGAAAACTCttgtctcttctctcttctttcttcagactCAGTCCTTCCTTTAAGGGAATGTCCTCTgatgtcatgtcctcctccaggggatcttcctcacccagggatcaaacttgtgtctcctgcattgggagctggaGTATTTACCACTTTACCAGTCTTTgagacctgggaagccctgagttccCACATGTTTGTCTAAACCATCATCAAGCCCCTTTCATCTTCCAGTAACAATATTTCTGAGGGTCCCCCTTTTCTATATAGTGATGACAAGCCCTCACCTGAAGTTCCTGTCTCTCTAGTgccacccaccccccactccaggtCATCCCCTATCTGGACTGttacttgaatcatcctgacgTTGCTTTAGTCCTGTCCCTCCCTGCTTAAGAATCACGAGAACTCCTCATTAGCTGCCAAGTCAAGTCTAGACTCCTTCGCCTCACTTTCAGGCTCTCCAGAATCTGACCCTCCTTGGGAAACATGACAGCTATCTTAATATTTTTGAGGGGCTGTCAGAGAGAAAAAGGATTAGTCTGATTCTGTGCTGCTCCAGCAGCAGAGGGAGATCACAGGCAGAAATTACAGGGAGACCTAAATGCCTCAATAAAAAGAattgttctttcttttcagtgTGCGAGTGTGGATGGCAGGGTGGAGAGCTTGCACTTATGGAGCCCTGACGATGCAGGAATACTGTGTGTGACACTCATAAAATTGTTCTCTGCTCACCAATGTAAGGTAGCAGGAGGTAATAGGTACTGCAGATCCAAGCTGAACAGCGATTGTGTGAGATTTCTGATAGTTTTAGACAGAATATTGTTTGTTTCCTAAATCCGTGACTGAAGACAACAGAAGGGATATTTTAGATTATCAGGaaaatatgtgtttgtttttaatgtctcGTGTTCAAGTTGTAGGTTTGGATTGGAGAGACAGGCAGAGGCCACATTATGTAAAGCCCCGTTGCCCATGGTGAGGAATTTGGCCTCAAAAGCAGGAGAGTGACATGATTCTAAAATGGAAGCAGAAGACCAAAGAATGAACTTTCTAACCAATGAACTTTGCAGCGAGTGAACATGGTGCGCCTCGGGTAGCAGTGAGTGCCCAAACCCTGGAGTGGGTCTGCCAGGGATGCTGTAGAGTGGGACAGGGCTCCAGGAGGGATGACTTCTAAGAACCCCATTACCTCTGACCTTCTTGCTGTTCAGCCTCACCCCTTCCAACCACCACCCTACACCTGGTCTCCCTCTAGGATCTCTTCAGCTTCTGCTGGGAGGCTGCACCAAACTGTCTCCCCACCCTGCATCTTCTCTACACAGCTGCCCTGCTctcctttttgttgttcagttttgACCTCCCACAACAATGCTCTTgagaataaattattataaaggTGCACCAAGAGACTGACCAAATAAGTTATTGTACATttgaacaatggaatattatatggCCATTTACATTGAGGTAATGGAAGAAAATTTAATAACATGGAAGGATGGACACCATATATGGTTATGTGAAATAAGCTGTTGACAATGtggtctgattttttaaaattaacaaaaaatacaCATAGAAAAAATACTAGATGATGTGCACATCAAAATGTCATATTCTCTGAGTAATAGGATTGGAGgtattttctatgttttctaaagtttataaaattagcactttttttggcttttacaagttttttttttttttttttcattttaatgttcaTCAGAGCCATTTCTTCGTTAACTCTGACCTACAGTAATCTTTTCTGTCTCTTGATCTCATTTTTGGTTTCATGTAGTCTAGTACATGACTATACCCTGCTTTGTGTTAATATAAGATTGTTTCAATCACACTGGTTTTGCATGTCAGATTAAGAAATTTTTCTCTGGCCAAATTGtgacttattttctcattttccccaTCAGTTAGCACTGTGCAGGAATTGAGCCTTTGATGGTGGCTTGGTGCTGGGTCCTCACAGTGCCACATAACCCAGCTGACTTTCCAGGCAGACTCTGGGCTGGGGGCTAACCTCAAAATCCACAGTTTCCATGGGTGTGGTGAGCCCCGTGAAAGTGGGGCTTGGTTTCTGACCCAGGTACCCAGTCACTGGCATCTAGACTCTCACCCCATCACCCTgttctgcctctgtcttctctaGTGATCGGATCCAGAGACCTGGGAACCTAAGGCCAGGTCCAAACTCCAAACCAACTGTCCTCCAGTAGCTGGAACACCGTTGAAGACTGAAAGGTCACTTTGCAATCTGTTCTCATTATTTGTGAACAGCTTTAGAATTGAGGGGGTCTTTAGTGACTTCCATTCTTTCTGAAATTATCCCATGTCCTTTTCTTGAAAAGCGGATCTTATTGCCCCGTGTCTGCTGTGGTCTGGGTACCATGCCAGGCAGTAGCTCTGGAAAGCTGACAACAGGACCCTGGTTTGGGAGGCATCCCTTTGTTCTTGGGCTTAGTCGGTGCTGGGAGGCAGCTGTTCTCTTGCACTTGAAAAGCAAACCCCCTGAAATGACCTCTGCAATGACTTCATCATGCTCTTTTTACTACACAGGCCATTCAGACTTTAGTGATCACTGTGTGGCACTGTTAACATCTATCTCCCATCACTAAATCAGAGGGTTGGCAGAGCTTACTTAAGGCTCAGAACAGGGGACCCTGCTGTTTCCTTGACAGTTTGTTTCAAGTGCATTCAGACAGGATACTTGAAGGGCTGTCAGGTGGAAGCAGAACAAGATTTACTCTGTAACCAAATCCCGCTGATCTGCAGCCCTAACCCTGCTCCTCTGCCactttcctccctcttcctcaccACAGGCCTGCACAGACCTCTGTGCAGCCTTGCCAGGATGACTTCGGCAGCCTTCTCCCAAGTCTGCCTGCCTGTCCAGTCTTGCTCCTCTAATCCTTCCTTAGAGAGCCTAAGTGATCTGTATCAGTTGCAGATCTCATCACACCATACCTCTGCTTAAAACCCTGTAATACTTCTGCACTGCCTGCGGGATAAACCCTAAACTCCTTAGTGTTGCTTTTAAGACCCAGCCCCTGCTTGGCTCTCCAGCTGCATGCCTTGCCCAGGCTGTCAGCCACTATGGAACCCCTTGCAAACTGAACCTCAGATGCTCCAAGTCTTCACTGAGAACATTTCCCCTCCTCTCTTCACAGcttggacctccctggtggttcagtggtaaagaatctgccggccaaacaggagatgcaggttcgatccctgggtagggaagatcccctggaggagaaaatggcaacccactccagtattcttgcttggaaatccaaggtacagaggagcctgatgggctacagtccacgggtttgcaaaaaagttgggacacaacttagtgactaaacaataaaacTTCCCAGCTCACTTGCCTTCCAGGTATTCCTTCAGATGTCACTTCCTCCTACCCCGTCACCCAAGACCAGGTTTCGTAGTCTGTCCTCTCAACAAGTGTCTAGTTTTACTTATCATGTTTCTTGTCATCTTATCTTGTAATTGCCTGTTTACATGTATCTTTCTTTCCAGACAAGCTCCTTGAGGGCtggcataatttttctttttttaatcttttttgggggggtagaGTGGGGATGGTTTTATTTATCATCATGCCCCCAACACAAGATACTCAATAGTTAATGAATGATGACAGATGACATAGCAAAGATGACAGATGAAGTTTTAGGGGGTTAAATTTCCACTCTGTGTACTGAACAACTTGCTAACAACTGACtcaggtacaaaaaaaaaaaggaacaaattggcCCACCAAACCCACCAGTGAAAACCCTGTCCCTGTAAGTCTCCCAGAGCCTAAGTGGTCCTGGGCAGGGAGCTCCTTCAGATGGCAGGTGGAGGACAtaccctccactcttcccctaTCTGTAGGAGGGCACAATTAGATTCACTTCTGGGGATAAATGATCTGAGTTGGGGTCCCAGTTCTGCACTTACTGtgagaccttgagcaagtcacacCCTCTCTGAgctttccttacctgtaaaacagAGATGATACCTGCACTGCCTACTTCAGATTTTGGGAGAACCAAATGAGATCACCTATGTTAGAGTACTTTGTAAAAGCCTTAACATCAAATGAAAAGTAGTATTATTTACCATGTAATCTTTAGGACTTGAAGCTTCACCAACTAATTTTAGCTTTGCAACTACATTAGAAAACCAGGTGTCATGTGGAAAGGTTTACTGCTGCAGGGGGAGCTGAGAATCAGAGCAGAGAGATCTACCTGCCTGAGCCTCACCACTGCCCTAGGGAAAAGGCAACAGTGAGGATCAAGAGCACCTTTTTAGTTAGGATCTGTCAAAGACCCATTGTTCCTGCCATCAGAGAGATTCCTTGGAGCCTATTACTAACCAAGGGGGAGTATGACCCCAGAGTCTTAAATCACCATGAAAACAGCAGATACAAAAACTACACAGGCAACAAACCTTCCCTATGGGCCCCTTGATTTACACTTCAAATCAAGAACGGTTGACAGCATTTCACTTCCCCTTTGGCAATACAAACCCGATGAAACTATTTAATTTAAAGGCTTTTTATTAGGAACCAGGGGAATGAGCTGCTTATCCCTCTGTAACAGTCTAGAGCAGGTCATCAGGCCCAGGAAGGAGAGTGTCAGAGATGCTGTGGTGTGACTTGCTGCACTTGCTTAGGGCCCGGAAGGAAAGGCGGTGGCGACAGAGGGCGGCAGGAACCCAGCCAGACACCCAGAGCCTGGGGAGAGCAAGccctctgccttccttcctccatTCGAGGCTGGGACGCGTCTCAAGACGGAGAACATGGCTGGCGTGGGCAGGGCATCAGCGCTGGCTGAACCCTGGTTCCATTTGGTGCTACTTCACTTGCCTGCCCTCCACTCCTCTTGCCTTTTAGTGATCAGGTATTTGAAGAACTCATACACAGACCAAGCGATGGCTGTGGAGGGGATCTGGTAAATGACTCTAGCCTGCACCCCTCGGAAGTAGGCGGTCACCCCGCCTACTTGATACACCGTCCTGAAGGCACTAGCCATGCCTGTGATATGTCCTGTAAGGTTTGAGTTCAAAGCCAGGGATTCCTGGGTGTTGAGCAGTGTTTTGCAAACGTCCAGTGGGGTTGTGGCAGCGGCAGCTACAGCTCCTGCACAGGCTCCGGAGAGGACGTGGGAGCTGGGGTTGTACCGTCTCTGGGGGTTAAAGTGCTCCTGCAGGAATTCGTAGGTCATGAAGTGAATGGCTTGGAAGGGAACGTTCATGGTGAGCTGGGTGGTGTAGCTGCGGTAGAAGGCCCCGGCCCCTTCGTTTTGCCACACTGCCCGTACACAGTCTGTCACCCGGTGGTACGGTGAGTTGTACATCTGCATCCTCTGCTTGACCACTGGCGGTGCCATcagtgagaagggaatggcgacagCATTCAGCCGGTGAGCAGGAATGTCCAGGAGCAGAGTCCCAAGTCAGTGGATCAGCCAATGgattggagagagaaaaaagtatgAGTGAGTTGTCAGTTGGCCTGCTAAGTGAAAGCTTCCCCTTTTTGAGAGGAGGGCATAGGAGAGGGTTGATAAAGGGCTAAAAAATAATGGAACCACTTCCAGTAGGATTTAAGACCAACCAATTAATATATATCTACCGTTGGGAGACTCCATAGGGGTTCCTTGGAATAAGTACCTATTATTACTACCATCTTACTCTTTCATCAAGTCCCAGGACAAGAAAAGATTCAGTGGCAGTGAACATAATGACAAACACGCAGCCCTAACAATCCCAATCCTCAGGTACACAGAATGCAGACCTCTTACAATATGAGGACGCCATCCTTCCACAGGAGGAAGAGCTGGAGAAGGGCTACCAAAAACAAAAGTCTTAGCCAAGAAGAGTGTGGCTTTAGTTTCCAAACACCTCCCACCCCCTCAAGCAGACTCATGGCAAGAGTTCGAGATCCTCAGCTTAGCTTTGACCCCTTCCTTTCCGTGGTCTTGCCCAGACAGGTAAAGAACTGGAACTTTAAGGAACATGGTAACTGTGCTGTCCTTTCATATTTGTTTGGGGACCTCATTCTCCAACTGAAAAGCCAAGATCCAAGCAGCATGCAGGGACTAAGCTCTGTTAATGTTACTCTTTCATTTCTATCTCAACCATTATTTATCCCAACAAGAAAGGCAGCAGTTTCAAACGTCAAAATCCATTTTCATCTCTttgaagagaagtgaaataatCTGCTAAATTTTTTAGATCAAATCCATTACAAAGTGGACTTTCAGGAAGGCCCAGGAACAGACCACAGACAGTCTCATACGATTTTCTAGGGAACCCCCAGATGAATTAAATCTCAATGAACATGCTTCCCACCTAAGGGAATCTTCCTAAGCACTGAGAGCGTGGAGGGAGCGCCCTCTACTGGTAAGACAATGTACTACCAGCAGGCTTTCCCACCAAAACATGGTGTGCTCCCTGGCTTTCTTCTGCAAacccaaaacaaaggaaaagcctGGAGATGTAGATGAAGCTGCCCACGAGGGAAAGGGTGAGGAATCATTACCTTCCACTGGATTCATGGCAGCATCATGAAGTAATGTTGCCACACACCCAGCCGCACctgcaaaggaaaaaacaactGCCACATGTAAGGCCAGGAGGGGGTGAATGATTCAGGGATACCCCAGAGTGAAGGGGAGTGGCTGTGATAACCACACCAGGGAGAGGGGATACTAACAGCCAGTTTAAAAGACGGGAACCCACTGCTTCTAAATGCCTCTTGAGAGAAATGAGGCTATTTGTTCCCTCTAACTTACTATGGCCATCAGTCTACCATACAAAGGCCAGGAAGTCTGAGAGAACAGCCCGGATTTCATTAACAAAGATGGCTCTGAGGACTGATGCAGCTCATGCCCCAGATAGGAAGCTGATCCATTGTGGCCAGGGGATGCCAGCACATCAGCCCACTGGAGGGAGCACACGAGGGGCAGGCGACTAGGTCTCCACCACAGAACCTCATCTACCTGTCCTGCTGCCCCATGCTGCCCAGCCGCCCCATGCTGCCCAGCCTGTCTCCAGATCCTAACAGCTGTCCATCTAGACTTTTCTCTCAGGGCCCGAACTACCCTaaccctcaccctctcctctcccctttcactttggTTTTCTCCAGGCTGCTATCCCTTCCCTCACTCCCATATAACCTTCATCCTTTGGTTTCTTTGGACAGAAGACCCAGGCCCCACCCCCATTCACTGGTTAAGCTCTTGTCTGGTCCTCTGTGATACAAACTGCCTCTGGGCAATTGGGATCCTGAAAATGTGAGGCAGAGAATTGAGGCTCCATTAATGTCTTGCGCGGGTAACTGGGTCACTTCCAATCCTACCCCGAGGAGCAGGATTACCACCTGACTAACAAGAAATACACAGAGTGGGTATCTCAGAGTGTGTCTCTACATTGTCAGGGCATTAGAAATTGATGCCAGGGAGAAGATGAAACAGTCAAGCAGGTACATAAGGAAGGATACTGTAACCATTTGTTGAGGTGCCCAGAAGAAGGCGTGGGGTGGAAGCAGCTCATTGTCTTAGAACATCAGGTTTGGAAGTCCCTTCTCTACAATCTGGCCTACCCCAGCCCAAAGCTGCAGCTTCAAACCATGCTGAGACTGGAAAGCACTGACAGCAGCAAAGCCCAAAGAGTTGAGAAAGTGGGAGAACCAGCACAGGAAGGCTCAATACCATTGGCAATATGGCTATTGCCCCCAGGGTGGATTACATCACTCAAtgtcttttttaacttttcatagcAGGCAAAATAGAGGGCGTGGGCAGGCCCTGCGCCTGTTGCTGTGACGTTCAGGCCTCGCATGGGCCTCCACAGGCCCTCCGTTCTTATAATCCTCCAGAGGGCCTCCAACACATTGCGATAGCGGGCGGCTGGATCTGGTTGTAGGCTCTGCATCCGGGTCTGAAAGTACAGAATGGAGAAGTGCAGTGTCAGGGATCTGACGGCTCACCCAGTCTCAGCACTCAGGCCTGAGCTCTGGGCAGACTTCTATGTGAAATCGCGTCAATATGTAGAAGTGATACCTGGCATCCAGTTTTACTGCCTTCCAAATCTATATCCAATCTTTCCAagccttggatttttttttttttttctggtcatctATGACTctacaggcttccttggtggctcagcagtaaagaacccatctgccaatgcaggagaggtaggttcaatccttaggatggaaagatcccctggagaaggaaatggcaacccactccagtattgttgcctgggaaatcccatggacagaaggaaccTTCCAGGCaacagttcacagggtctcaaaagagttgaacacaacttaatgactaaacaataacacatGACTCTATGATTAGGACACCATTATTTTCCCTCAAAAAATTACTCCTTGATAAGTGTTCTTGAACTTCAAAGTGATTCAGAGCCTCAGCAACAAATATTAAGCCTGTGTTTCAGGAGAAGTTGCTTTTGTATCTTTATAAACTCAGACTGAGAGCTCTTTACAAGTGGATTCTAAAGTTAGCTATTTACTGTCTACAATATACTTTATTACTACTGAAGACTGGTCCTGGGCCTGCTTCCTGATCACATACTAATGAGATGAGGACTCAACCTCTGACATAGCTTGATGATAATCTGACTTCTTCAGAATACTTAGCATTGGCAGCTGGGCCTGCACATTACAGTTTTGGCAGAAATAACATTCCTAATAGATGCTGCTCTAGTTTCCTGGGAAAGAAAGTTTACCCTCAAACTATGAAGGTGGAAACCAATCTAGTCTCTAAAACTGAGGGAGATTCCAGATTTCTAATCTAAACTGGCTAAATCCCAAAACTGGCATCAATGAATAAAAATTAGTCTCAGTGAAACATAACCCTTGGAATCTCCAGAGGATTCAATGACTAGAATGAATGTATGTGGTAGATATTCTGACAATCTTGgacaaagttttattgaaacttgGGAAATTAATCTTATAGTTCACAAATCaccaactttctctgaaagatgaGTCTACAGGGCAGATCTCTTGTCTACTGACCCATTTCAAGGCTAAGGTGGCTTGGAGACTATCAGTATAAAATCAATGTCCAGTGCCTGCAATACAGTAGGCACTCGAGATTTGTTTGTAATGGAAGAATGAAGAACCTTAGTTTTGTTTACACCAGTTCAGAAAGACCATTAGTGAACCAATAGGGGCAACTAATGCCCAAGTACAGCTTAAATTCCTACTTCATTCCTGTCACTGATTCAATCTGGACTGAACAGCTGGAACCTTCCTATTGTCCATCTAATCCAAGAGTAATGTCTCTTCTCAAAAGCATGGGAGAAAACAATCTAACCAGATTAACAAGTCCTAGTTAGCTGCAAGCAATCCACATTCTTCTAGAGTTCTTTTCTCCTTCCAGCTACCAACAAAGAACTGGATAAAAGATTAATTATTTGAAGTTCAATCAGAAATACACAGGATCTTATCACAATGTGATACATTCTTTTTTACTTctcaataaaaaacacaaaacaaaacaaccaaaaaacattAATTTCTAATAAAGAATGTGTTTACTGATCTTTCACATCACCTGGGAGGATAAAATTCATCAGAGGAGTTATTCAAGACTACAGGCCTTTGCTGGGTAGGGACACTAATAGATAAACTGGTAGCTTAACAACTGTGTGTTTCCACAGGTTTGTTAAAAAACTAATCTTGTATTGAGGGAATGTTTAGAAATCACAGTGCTCTACTGGAGTCAGTATCATATTTGGGTAACCAGACTTAAAGGTCTGGCCTCAGAGGCCTGGAACCGTTTACCCACAAGAGAAACCTGGATGGTGGTAAGTTACACTGAACATTTTACACACATGTCTAAATCTAATTCACAATTCTAACTCAATGGAGATACACCCTCATGGAGAGGACCCAGGCCTAAGCCACaccaaatataaaaacaaatatggcTTCCCAAATTTGTGAGTCAATAAATCTTTCAGAGAAAGATGAAATCTCTAAGTGAGAATTAACAAATAGTCTTCGATATAAAAAAACACTGCCtggctttgaagaaaagttagacTAATAGGGAAGGAAGCAGTGTGGTAAAACAAGCCACATTTCGGTATGAAAGCCTGAGTAGGAGCCCCAGCTTTGCTGGCTGTGTAGGCTCGGGTATGTCACTTAACCTCTGAGCTTCAGGTCGTCATCTATAACATGAGACCAAGGATGGCTAGTGCACAGGGCTACTGGGGGATTCAGAGTTAAAGCATGTAAAAGCCATTGCTAATTTATGAGGTGTCAGAAATACAAGGCTTTTTATTGTGTTCAAATATGATTCTTAGAAATATTAGTTCATATCTTAGGGTTTACAGATCATGGCAGTATTGTCTCATTTACCAGTTTTTGAAGATATGGATGGGCAGCTAACTGC from Muntiacus reevesi chromosome 2, mMunRee1.1, whole genome shotgun sequence harbors:
- the SLC25A28 gene encoding mitoferrin-2; the encoded protein is MELEGRGAGGVAGGPAAGPGRSPGESALLDGWLQRGVGRGASGGEAGACRPPVRQDPDSGPDYEALPAGATVTTHMVAGAVAGILEHCVMYPVDCVKTRMQSLQPDPAARYRNVLEALWRIIRTEGLWRPMRGLNVTATGAGPAHALYFACYEKLKKTLSDVIHPGGNSHIANGAAGCVATLLHDAAMNPVEVVKQRMQMYNSPYHRVTDCVRAVWQNEGAGAFYRSYTTQLTMNVPFQAIHFMTYEFLQEHFNPQRRYNPSSHVLSGACAGAVAAAATTPLDVCKTLLNTQESLALNSNLTGHITGMASAFRTVYQVGGVTAYFRGVQARVIYQIPSTAIAWSVYEFFKYLITKRQEEWRAGK